GCCGAGCTGGAGGTGTCGGAGCGGACCATCACCCGGGACGCGCTCGCCCTCTCCGAGGCGGGGGTCCCGGTCTACGCGGACCGGGGGCGGTCGGGCGGCTACCGGCTGATCGGCGGCTACCGGACGCGGCTAACGGGGCTCGCGCGCGGCGAGGCGGAGGCGCTGTTCCTCTCCGGTCTGCCGGGCGCGCTGCGCGACCTGGGGCTGGCGGACGCGGCGTCGGCGGCCCGGCTCAAGGTGTCGGCGGCACTGCTGCCCTCGCTGCGGGACGCCCCCGACGCGGTGGGCCGGCGCTTCCACCTGGACGCGCCCGGCTGGTATCAGGAGCCGGAGACCCCGGAGCTGCTCGTCCCGATCGCGGAGGCGGTCTGGGACGACCGCCGGCTCTCCGCCCGCTATCTGCGCGGGGACGGCGAGGAGGTGGAGCGGGAGCTGTGTCCGTACGGCCTCGTCCTGAAGGCCGGCGTCTGGTACGTGTGCGCCCGGGCCGACTCCTCCTTCCGCACGTACCGCGTGGACCGGTTCACGGCGGTCGCGGTGGGCGAGGAGCGCTTCGTCCGGGACGAGGACTTCGACCTGTCGGCGTTCTGGGCGGAGCGGGCGGCGGAGTTCGCCCGCTCCCTGCTGCGCGCGGAGGTCGTCCTGCGACTCTCGGAGGCGGGCGCGCGGCGGCTGCCGCACGTGACGGACC
Above is a genomic segment from Streptomyces sp. NBC_00094 containing:
- a CDS encoding YafY family protein, with the translated sequence MRAARLIKLVLLLQSRPSMTAAELAAELEVSERTITRDALALSEAGVPVYADRGRSGGYRLIGGYRTRLTGLARGEAEALFLSGLPGALRDLGLADAASAARLKVSAALLPSLRDAPDAVGRRFHLDAPGWYQEPETPELLVPIAEAVWDDRRLSARYLRGDGEEVERELCPYGLVLKAGVWYVCARADSSFRTYRVDRFTAVAVGEERFVRDEDFDLSAFWAERAAEFARSLLRAEVVLRLSEAGARRLPHVTDRAAAEEALADGERDEETGRTTVTLRVESEEVAFSQLLSLGPEAEVLAPDSLRARFREAARALAGLYR